One Balaenoptera ricei isolate mBalRic1 chromosome 16, mBalRic1.hap2, whole genome shotgun sequence genomic window carries:
- the GNPAT gene encoding dihydroxyacetone phosphate acyltransferase, with the protein MDSSRSSSSCFSVGSTSPGAVVLLYSKELKKWDEFEDVLEERRHVSDLKFAMKCYTPLVYKGITPCKPSEIKCSVLNSEEIHYVIKQLSRESLQSAEVLREEACEILDEMNHKLRLGAIRFCAFALSKVFKQIFSKVCVNEEGIQKLQRAIQEHPVVLLPSHRSYIDFLMLSFLLYNYDLPVPVIAAGMDFLGMKMVSELLRMSGAFFMRRTFGGNKLYWAVFSQYVKTMLRNGYAPVEFFLEGTRSRSAKTLTPKFGLLNIVMEPFFKREVFDTYLVPISISYDRILEETLYAYELLGVPKPKESTTGLLKARKILSEKFGNIHVYFGDPVSLRSLAAGRMRQSPYNLVPRYIPQKQSEDMHAFVTEVAYRMQLLQIQNLVLSPWPLIVAVLLQNRPSMDFDALLEKTLWLKGLAQAFGGFLTWPDSELAEEVVQSSLLLHSNVVSLAKDRVTLKVDSGDAEVVDGLVFQHVTLLMCSAYRNQLLNAFVRPSLVAVALQMTPGFRKEDVYSCFRFLCNVFSDEFIFLPGNALKDFEEGCYLLCKSEAVQVTTRDVLVTEKGNTVLEFLIGLFKPFVESYQIICKYLLNEEEDYFTEKQYLVKVRKFTGQLLDQGASQCYDVLSSDVQKNALAAFVRLGVVQKKKVNNDYIFTVNEPATTKLEEMLGGKTPVGKPATAKL; encoded by the exons AAGGAGCTCAAAAAGTGGGATGAGTTTGAAGATGTTTTGGAGGAGAGGAGGCATGTCAGCGACCTGAAATTTGCCATGAAATGCTACACACCTCTTGTCTACAAGGGAATTACTCCTTGCAAGCCAAGTGAGATTAAATGTAGCGTTCTCAACTCTGAAGAGATTCATTATGTCATTAAACAG CTTTCCAGGGAATCCCTTCAATCTGCCGAGGTCCTGCGAGAGGAAGCCTGTGAGATCCTGGATGAAATGAACCACAAACTGCGTCTGGGAGCCATTCGGTTCTGTGCCTTTGCCCTGAGCAAagtatttaaacaaattttctcGAAAGTGTGTGTAAATGAAGAAGGTATTCAGAAA ctacaGCGAGCCATCCAGGAGCATCCTGTTGTTCTGTTGCCCAGTCATCGAAGTTACATTGACTTTCTGATGCTGTCTTTTCTTTTATACAACTACGACTTACCTGTGCCGGTCATAGCAGCAGGAATGG ACTTCCTAGGAATGAAGATGGTTAGTGAGCTGCTGCGAATGTCGGGGGCATTTTTCATGCGGCGGACCTTTGGTGGCAATAAACTCTACTGGGCGGTGTTCTCCCAATATGTGAAAACTATGTTACGG AATGGTTATGCTCCTGTTGAATTTTTCCTCGAAGGGACCAGAAGCCGCTCCGCCAAGACACTGACTCCAAAATTTG GTCTTCTGAATATTGTGATGGAAccgttttttaaaagagaagttttTGATACCTACCTTGTTCCAATCAGCATCAGTTACGACAGGATATTGGAAGAAACTCTGTATGCTTATGAGCTCCTAGGGGTTCCTAAGCCGAAAGAATCTACAACT GGATTGTTGAAAGCCAGGAAGATTCTCTCTGAAAAGTTTGGAAACATTCATGTGTACTTCGGAGACCCTGTGTCGCTTCGATCTCTGGCAGCTGGGAGGATGCGTCAGAGCCCATATAACTTGGTTCCAAG ATATATTCCTCAGAAACAGTCAGAGGACATGCACGCCTTTGTCACTGAAGTTGCCTATAGAATGCAGCTCCTGCAAATTCAAAACCTGGTTCTGAGCCCGTGGCCACTAATAGTTGCTGTTCTGCTTCAGAACCGGCCATCCATGGACTTCGATGCCCTGTTGGAAAAGACTTTATGGCTGAAAGGCTTAGCCCAGGCCTTCGGGGGTTTTCTCACTTGGCCTG ACAGTGAACTTGCTGAGGAAGTGGTCCAGTCCAGCCTTCTGCTGCACTCCAACGTCGTCAGCCTCGCCAAAGACCGGGTGACTCTGAAAGTGGACTCTGGAGACGCAGAAGTGGTCGACGGGCTTGTTTTCCAGCACGTCACTCTCCTCATGTGCTCGGCTTACAGGAACCAGCTGCTCAACGCTTTTGTCCGTCCTTCCTTAGTAGCTGTGGCATTGCAGATGACGCCTGGGTTCAGGAAAG AGGATGTCTACAGTTGCTTTCGCTTCCTATGCAATGTTTTTTCAGATGAGTTCATCTTTCTTCCAGGAAATGCACTAAAG GACTTTGAAGAAGGCTGTTACCTGCTTTGTAAAAGTGAGGCCGTGCAAGTGACGACAAGGGACGTCCTAgttacagaaaaaggaaatactgTGTTAGAGTTTTTAATAGGACTCTTTAAACCTTTTGTGGAATCTTACCAG ATAATTTGCAAATACCTCTTGAACGAAGAAGAAGACTACTTCACTGAGAAACAGTACTTGGTGAAAGTTAGAAAATTCACAGGTCAGCTTCTCGATCAAG GTGCCTCACAGTGTTACGATGTATTATCCTCCGATGTACAAAAAAATGCCTTAGCAGCTTTTGTGAGGCTCGGTGTGGTGCAGAAGAAGAAGGT AAATAATGATTATATATTTACTGTGAATGAACCTGCCACAACAAAGTTAGAAGAAATGCTTG GTGGTAAGACACCGGTAGGAAAACCGGCAACTGCAAAGCTTTAG